The segment ACAGGTTACACCTTTCCCGGCTGGTCATGGGACGCAGCTTTAGTAGTTTTGGGAATTTTCACCCTCCTGCAAGGTTTTTCAGCCACATTCCTAGCTCCCAACTTAAATCGCATTGTCCGTCATGTTCAAGAAGGTACGTTAGACTTTGTACTATTAAAACCTATCCGCAGTCAATTTTGGCTTTCAACTCATACCCTATCACCTTGGGGATTACCAGATTTGATCTTTGCCTGTATCATTATTGGCTATGCAGGTAAACGCCTTGGCTTAGGAATAGATGACTATTTAGCGAGTATATTTCCTTTAGGTTGCGGCTTGGTGATTCTTTACAGTCTCTGGTTTATGCTAGGAGCAACTAGTATATGGTTCGTGAAAATATACAATGTCACTGAGGTACTAAGAGGATTACTAGAAGCTGGCAGATATCCGATTGTAGCTTATCCTGCTGCTTATCGAGTTTTCTTCACTTTCGTAGTTCCCGTAGCTTTTTTAACTACAGTTCCTGCCCAAGCGATGTTAGGTCAAAGTAAGTTAACTTGGTTAATAGGTGCAGTATTTTTAGCTGTAGTTTTATTTTTCGTTTCTACGTGGTTTTGGCGGTTTGCGTTACGGTTTTATACCAGTGCTTCAAGTTAGTTACCAAGACCAAGTATCAATTATC is part of the Anabaena sphaerica FACHB-251 genome and harbors:
- a CDS encoding ABC transporter permease encodes the protein MPRYLKVIKLFWSAAISAEMEYRLNFIIATLSSLGNLVGSIFGLFLFYRTGYTFPGWSWDAALVVLGIFTLLQGFSATFLAPNLNRIVRHVQEGTLDFVLLKPIRSQFWLSTHTLSPWGLPDLIFACIIIGYAGKRLGLGIDDYLASIFPLGCGLVILYSLWFMLGATSIWFVKIYNVTEVLRGLLEAGRYPIVAYPAAYRVFFTFVVPVAFLTTVPAQAMLGQSKLTWLIGAVFLAVVLFFVSTWFWRFALRFYTSASS